Proteins from a single region of Salvelinus sp. IW2-2015 linkage group LG4p, ASM291031v2, whole genome shotgun sequence:
- the LOC111960764 gene encoding galactose-3-O-sulfotransferase 2-like, with the protein MPPSARKSIKERELFSLTSSLPCASWLKVLLCSPLRYLWMVLMALTVLCVAIQILGVVWQSRNDKIMSEKLLNVRFTIEIQGTLPTEQRDWENLRSSQAPVVEEEVRSQEEGAPKQPAKENQKVAEHQDGRDEPGVERRLQVHHQHLKLSNTFNKVKDSRKEARGKVLAVKAALPKVTLGDDGLHLGVPGSVVLQLGHPAIRVVSTLSHKPLQLPLTNQLKSRNSLAPLGTNSVVAGVISEVKPGIATSTCRPKNHIVFLKTHKTASSTILNILYRYGDSRNLTFALPLNMHSQLFYPFFFASHFVEGVRSRSVKKFHIMCNHMRFRPPEVRKVMPQDTFYFSILKNPVAMMESIFIYYKSIPAFHKARSLDDFLDNGWRSYNTSLPNNHYARNILTFDFGFDNNVATETPGDLETRATTAIGAIEEDFHLILISEYFDESMILLKRALCWSLDDIVSFKLNSRSERARNMLSPHTADKIRAWNALDWRLYLHFNATFWRRVDTTVGRVEMRREVTRLQEQRAKLAKICLKDGGAVDPSQVQDAGLKPFQYGAAIIQGYNLNPGLDGPTKTRCQNLITPELQYTDTLYTKQFPELATKQRQAAKLVASQRQPGPAKVSPNKAAMAGPVRVREARHSRTARSGPRNPNAQNQNDPRPTVLSKITADRSDRNMP; encoded by the exons ATGCCACCATCGGCAAGGAAATCGATCAAGGAGCGCGAGCTGTTCTCCCTGACCTCATCCTTACCATGCGCCTC GTGGCTGAAGGTACTGCTGTGCAGCCCCCTACGCTATCTATGGATGGTCCTCATGGCCCTCACTGTGCTCTGTGTGGCCATCCAGATCCTAGGAGTCGTCTggcagtccag GAACGATAAGATAATGAGCGAGAAGCTCCTGAATGTTCGGTTTACCATCGAGATCCAGGGAACGCTCCCAACGGAGCAGAGGGACTGGGAAAACTTGCGCTCTTCGCAAGCCCCTGTCGTAGAAGAGGAAGTGAGGTCACAGGAGGAAGGAGCGCCTAAACAACCGGCCAAAGAAAATCAGAAGGTAGCAGAACATCAAGATGGCAGAGATGAgccaggagtggagaggagactcCAGGTGCATCACCAACATTTAAAGCTCTCAAACACTTTCAATAAGGTCAAAGACTCCAGGAAAGAGGCAAGGGGTAAAGTTTTAGCAGTAAAGGCAGCCCTGCCCAAAGTCACACTGGGTGATGATGGGTTGCATTTGGGGGTTCCCGGGTCTGTGGTTCTCCAGCTGGGCCACCCAGCTATCAGAGTGGTATCTACCCTGTCTCACAAACCTCTCCAGCTCCCCTTAACCAATCAGCTGAAGAGTAGAAACAGCCTTGCCCCTCTAGGCACCAACTCTGTAGTTGCCGGGGTGATAAGCGAGGTGAAACCGGGTATTGCCACCTCCACCTGTCGGCCGAAGAACCACATCGTCTTTCTAAAGACGCACAAAACGGCCAGCAGCACCATCCTGAACATCTTGTATCGCTATGGCGACAGCCGCAATCTGACCTTCGCCCTTCCGCTGAACATGCACAGCCAGCTGTTCTATCCCTTCTTCTTCGCCTCACACTTTGTGGAGGGAGTTAGGAGCCGCAGTGTCAAAAAGTTCCACATCATGTGCAACCACATGAGGTTCAGACCACCAGAG GTGAGGAAGGTGATGCCCCAGGACACGTTCTACTTCTCCATCCTGAAGAACCCTGTCGCCATGATGGAGTCCATCTTCATCTACTACAAGAGCATTCCCGCCTTCCACAAGGCCCGCAGCCTGGACGACTTCCTCGACAACGGTTGGCGTAGTTACAACACGTCCCTGCCCAACAACCACTACGCCCGTAACATCCTGACCTTTGACTTTGGCTTCGACAACAACGTCGCCACAGAGACGCCCGGAGACCTAGAGACGCGGGCCACCACAGCCATTGGCGCCATCGAGGAGGACTTCCACCTTATCCTCATCTCAGAGTATTTTGACGAATCCATGATCCTGCTCAAGCGCGCCCTCTGCTGGTCTCTGGACGACATTGTGTCCTTCAAGTTGAACAGCCGGAGCGAGCGCGCACGGAACATGCTCTCCCCGCACACCGCTGACAAGATCAGAGCCTGGAACGCCCTTGACTGGCGGCTCTACCTGCACTTTAACGCCACCTTCTGGCGACGCGTGGACACTACGGTGGGGCGTGTGGAGATGAGGCGGGAGGTGACTCGGCTGCAGGAGCAACGTGCCAAACTAGCCAAAATCTGCTTGAAGGATGGTGGTGCAGTGGACCCGTCGCAGGTACAGGATGCAGGGCTGAAGCCCTTCCAGTATGGAGCGGCCATCATCCAGGGCTACAACTTGAACCCTGGGCTAGACGGGCCTACCAAAACACGCTGTCAGAACCTGATCACTCCAGAGctgcagtacacagacacactttaCACCAAGCAGTTCCCTGAGCTTGCCACTAAGCAGAGACAGGCCGCCAAACTGGTCGCCTCACAACGTCAGCCTGGTCCAGCCAAGGTCAGCCCAAACAAAGCAGCCATGGCTGGGCCGGTGAGGGTGAGGGAGGCCCGACACAGTAGGACAGCCAGGAGTGGACCCAGAAACCCTAATGCCCAGAACCAAAATGACCCCCGCCCAACTGTTCTGTCTAAAATCACTGCAGATAGAAGTGACAGAAACATGCCTTGA